GCTTTTTTCGCTTCTGATTGTGCATTTTGTTGTTTTACTGCTTGTACATTTGTCTCAGTTGCAAACTCTGTACCATAGCTAGCATTTGTACTTTGAATGCTAGCACCAGAAGTTGCTTTGTTATAAGCTTGTTGTTTTTTACTCATCTTTCTCACCTCCACAATCAATAATGTAACCAACCCTTTCAAAAGATATCCGCAATTTTATTTTTTAATTTACGCATACATCTCCCTAGGCTCATTCAAACTACATATGATGGAGGTGTACACATGTACATTGGACGCGATATGACAGAACTATCTATGATTTCGAAAGAAGAATGGAAACAAGATGAATTAGCTTATTTTCACCATTCCTTGCAACAAATCATGCCTTATTTAAACGTAGAAGGCCAAACGATTTACAAAGAAATTATAAAAGAGATCGAATCTCGAGGTGGTCTTCAAAGAAGCGACGCGGATTGGACGCACAGTACAAAAGTTTCTTATGACTAAAAACGTGTTCCCTAATTTGGGAACACGCTCCATCTCCAACCTTTTTTACCTGTTGTAAAGGACCAAACTGGTGAAGTCACTTGACCACCATATCGGTCTTCGACTTTTATATACCATTGATACGTCGTATTTTCCTTTAAATTCTCCCATTTTACCTTTGCGTTGCGCCAATTCGCCACAAAATTATCTTTACCGATTACTTCATTCGTGTACACGTTTACTTCTACATAGTCTGTTGCGACTTGTTTTATCGCAGGTTTTAAATCAATGTCTAATTCAAATTCATCTTTTCCTGGATACTCTTCTGGTTTATAAAAATTATACTCATTTAAATATGGGGAGTACGTTTTGACATACATTTTGTTCGCAGTTGTATCAAATTGTAAAAGTCGCATATATCCTTGTCCACCCTCTGGACCACCTTGATAATCCGCCAGCATTTGATATACTTTACGATCTACGATGCCGTCCCCATTATCATCAATTTCATCAACTAATGTCTCACTATCATGATAATGTCCACTCAACACAGCTAACACATTCTTATTCGGTTTAACTACTTCATTAAAAATTTTGTCACCAATCGGACTACGATTGCCTGATACAAGTAAATATTCATGGAATGATAAAATCGCTTTTCGATTCGGATATTTCTGCAATACTTCCTTCATCCATTGAATATCTTCATCTGTAACGCCCCATCCCATATACAGCATAATAAAATCGTTGCCTTTTACTGAAATC
This sequence is a window from Bacillus pseudomycoides DSM 12442. Protein-coding genes within it:
- a CDS encoding gamma-type small acid-soluble spore protein gives rise to the protein MSKKQQAYNKATSGASIQSTNASYGTEFATETNVQAVKQQNAQSEAKKAQASSAGVQSANASYGTEFATDTDVQAVKQQNAQSAAKKSQSSSTNQ